The Lactuca sativa cultivar Salinas chromosome 2, Lsat_Salinas_v11, whole genome shotgun sequence genome includes the window GATCGGGAGTCCGATAATAAGCAACACACCCCCACACTTTCAAATAGTCTAGGTTAGGCTTTCTACCTTTCCACAACTCATAAGGGCTTGTAGGAATCACACGACTAGTGATCCTATTATGAACATAACAAGCAGTTAATAGTGCTTCCCCCCACAGATTGTTTGGTTGACCCGATTCGTTCAACATACAGTTGACCATCTCACAAAGAGTTCGGTTCTTTCTTTCAGCCAAACCATTCTGTTGAGGGGTGTATGGTGATGTTCGCTCATGTTTGATTCCATTCTCTTCGCAGAATGTGTCAAACTCTTGGTTGAAATATTCTCCGCCTCTGTCCGAGCGAAGAATTTTGATGTGTCTTTCAAGTTGATTTTCGACCTCAGCCTTATATCGTTTAAATGCATCAAAAGCTTCATCTTTTGATCTCAACAAATATTCATGTAGATATCTACTGAAGTCATCACAAAATGTGATGAAATACCTTTTTCCTCCTCGAGTAAGGATTCCATTTAACTCACATATATCAGAATGAATCAACTCAAGTAAAGATGTGTTTCTCTTAACTGATGGAAATGGTTTCTTAGTGAACTTTGATTTTACACATGTTTcacatttttcaaaatcttttgtgTCATATTTTAACATACCTTTAGTTTgcatttttttcaatgtttttaacaTTAGTGTGAGCTAAATGTTTATGCCATAAAGAAATTGAACAAACAATATAACCAGAAAAGTTCACTTCATTCACATTAGCAACCAATCCATCAATTACATCATTACCAACACTCGACACACTAGCAACACTAGAAACACCACACTCCACACTAGGACCATTCACATTACCCTCATCACTAAGACACAAGCGATACATTCCCGAAGTATTGTTCGCCCTCCCAACATGTCTTCTGCCTTTAGTGATCACAATTTTGCCTCTCTCAAGCACCATCTTGAACCCACCCTTGTCAAACTTGTCCGTAGAAACCAAACCCTTCGAGATGGTAGGAACATGAAGAACATCTCGAAGAGTCACCCATTAACCATGTGTGAACTTCAACCGAACATCACCCTTTCCTAGAACTTCAGCTCTGTGGCCATCAGCACAGACGACAACCGTCCCTTGTGGCATGGGGTGGTAGGTGCTAAAGCTTTCTCGATGCCCACAAACATGCACAGTGGCTCCAGTGTCCACGAACCAACCTCGAGCACAGATTGCTCGAGTAAGAGAGGAGATCATGAAAATCTCTCCAAGGTTCACACTGGCCACCATGTCAGTCACCTTCTCGACTGCATGTGCAACCGGTACTGATTTGCGATCTTTGCATTCTCTTGCATAGTGCCCAATCTCTCCGCAGACGTGGCAAAGACCGGCCCTTTTTGGCTTTGAGTTAGGATTCTGATGACCCGGTTTCTTGAAGCTTTGTTTCTTGGGTCCAAAGTTCTTCTTGTTCTGTCCCCCAGATTTGCCTTTGTGGCTAGAACTCCCAGCTGACACTTGATGCACACTTTGTCCAACTTTACCTCTCTTGTCCCTGATGCGAGTTTCCTCCTCAATGCGGAGGTGTTTCATCAGATCATCCAAGGAGTAGTCCTTAGACTTGTGCATCATTCTCTTAGAGAAATCTTTCCACGAGGGTGACAGTTTTGCGATGATCGCACCAACCTGAAAGAGTTCTGGAAGAGAGATGGTGAGTGCGTTCAACTTATTGACCATGAATTGGAGTTCATGCACTTGCTCCATAATCGATTTGTCATCAACCATTTGAAACTCAAGGTACTTGGACACAAGGTACTTGTTAGTACCTTCCTCATGTGCCTTGTACTTAAGTTCCAACGCATTCCATAGCTCTTTTGGATCTTTGACCGACGAGTAAATATCATAGAGCCGATCAGATAGGGAATTCTTGATGTGACCCACACACAATTCCTCGGATTCTCTATGCAGAATCCTTTGCTTTTCTAGTTCTGCAATGATCGCTGGGTCCACAGATTCCCCTTCCTTGGGAATTGGATTATCTGGAATTGGTGCCAGTTTTGGGTCCAACACAAAGGAGAGCTTCAAGACATGAAGCATGAACTTGACCTTTTCGGCCCAACGAGTGTAGTTTTGACCATCGAATTGGTCAAGTTTGGCAAACTCTTGGTTTATGAAGTGGAGGCTAGCAATAGTGTCCATTAGTCTGTTGATTTATCACAAAATAAAAAACCTTTAAGAATGTTGTAAATCAAACTAAAAGACGCGCAAGGAAACCGAAAAATAATATTGTGAATTATATGTCGATTAGTTGCgaaaaataaattcaattattattatatttaccaAGTTTTGTCCAGAAACCAGATCTATCCTTCTCGATTAGATCTGATTATAAGAAAGGTAGAAGAATATTGTCATGTTATTGGACGAATTAAACACAAGACAGAAAAATAAAACCGACCTGTTGATTGCTGACTTGATCTTGAAGCAACTGCACGGATCAGATTCAtgtccttaaaggtttttacttcgCTTCTATTGGCTTTAAGCAACAGAGTAAAACCCCAGGATTTAATGCAACTTGATCGATATTCCAACAGCACTGGAAATCGACAAACACAAAGCGATTACTCGGAAACTAGAAAAAAACGCAGAGAGAGGGTGAGAGCTTTCAGATTTTCGTGAGTGTTCATGTGGCTCCTAGGGAGCTGTATTTATAGGTATTGTAACCCTAGAAGGCATCAAACGGGCCACCATTGGCCGGCCCCAGAAAACCCTAGGGCGACAGCTTGCTCTCCAAGCAAGCCGTTTCCTGATCCTTCTAGAATACCCTGACTTGGTGCGCGCGTGGGCTTGGCCCAATCCTTTGATCCACTAAAGCCTTTGAAGGCTTACCAAGGGAATAGGCTTATAAACCCTCAAAAGTTTCTTCtccccaccaatgtgggatataaaggaaattgccaacttgcaattccTTTATATATAAAATTCCAACATTATTCATGTTCCCAACGTCCAGTGTCCTTTGTGTACCGTTCATGATGAAACTATTTTTCACTTGTTTGTTGAATGTGAAATTGCGACGAGGACGTTGAACGCTCTTGCTCGTTGGTTGGAGATAGATTTTCCTAGGCATATTGAAGttctttatattataaattggaTTGATTCTTTAAACCTGTCCCATGTGAAAAATGGTCGTGGAAACGATAGTAATAACAACGTGTTGGCTGCTTTGGAGATTCAGGAATCAGGAAGGAAGCTATCAGTCTAACATGAAACATCAGGACCTTATTTTTGAATCCATAacgttttcttttttttttggtataaGAATAGAAATAGCAAAGCTTGTATTTCTGGGTTGGTTGGCTTCACAATGCAATGAATACTTTGTAATTCCTAGCTTTTTACTAACTTTTGTTGAATCTCATCTgttaaatatatatcaaaaagtATATTATTAGTTAATTACTACGAATTATTTATTTTACTACATATATTTATCAATATCATTTTACAACAGTTTTCGTGCAATGTGCGAACATGTATCTACTTTTAGAATAACAATATCAAAAGTTGTATGTATCTAAGTAGAGTTTGGGTTAATTTATACTAAGGATTATATCGGTCTCAAAACCAAATCGAAAATACTTGTTAAGTTTCGGTTCTAAAACCGAAAAGAACTGAACTTCTAAAGTACATTGTCGTTTTTTCGCATTTTGAGGTAACATTTTCACATAAtctaataatataatttatcaCTACGATGAGATAAAATGAAAAACATTTGTTATAAAAGAAAACCAACAGTCCTACAACCCATGTTTTAGGAGTGTGTAACTAAAGTATTTCTTaaccaatttaacttttttttttttgcctaaaTTGAGGCATAGGTCTACAACTTGGCCTAAATTATAAGTAAAGTATTTCTTAACCCATGTTTTAGTTCATTTTGTGCTTGTATAAATGCTTGTATAAAGGAGTTACAGTCATTCAAAGTTGGGTAAAAATTATAAACAATGCTGAGAaaaaacatacaaccataatagCGGTGTTTAGAGTTGTGTAACTCGGCTATTTCTTAAccaatttaagtgtttttgagcCTAATTTGTATCCAAAATAGAGGGTTACGACGTGCAACTCATTCAAGCTCGTAGGAAGGAGTTATGACAATTCAAAGTTGGGTAAAAGTTATAAACATTGTTGAGAATTAAACTGATTTGCCCTTAACGATTCTCAAATCGAAAAAATGGAGAACCACAAACCCGAAAACCGAAAATGGGAATTAATGGAACCAAAAACCTTTTCGATTTGGTTTTTCGGTTTTTTTCCTCATCCCTGGTTTCCACCCTATAACCACTTTCAACCCCTTACATTTGagctaaattattaaaattaaccCATTTTATTCATTAAAATATAAGTAAAATCAGCTCATGGGTATTAAAAAAATGGAGTTTATACTTTCCACTTTTTTATTTTATCCATCCACTTAAAATTGTAGTATTATGACATTTTTACCCTTATTGTTAATTTAATATGAAAGAGATAAATGGGTTATATGTTACTGCCTTATCTTAACCGGAAAACATCATCACGACCATCATCTACAATTAAGGCTTGCTATCAGCACATCTGCACGACCCTATCTTTCTTTCACTCTTTCATCCGTTCATCTTCTACATTCCACCATCTGCCATCATACACTCTCTTCATCCCAACCACCACGCCATCATTCACATCCAACCACCATCAACCAACCATTGATACACCATAAAGCCAACGACATGCTCATCATCTTCTCCCAAGAACAATGGCATAACCAACACAATTATCTCACGTCACACACCACCGCCACCATCTTCTTGATCGGACCCAGTTCAACACAACCTTCATCACACACATGAATAGTCATCTTAATTTCACTCGAGGCCATTAAAATCATCATCGCTACCCATGTTCCCTCTTCATTAGCTTCACCTTACACCAACACCATCAAACCTACAAAAAAACAAGCAACCAAATCTCTATCTACGACCCCCATTGTTTTTCTGATAATCACCATACATGTATGTTTATTTCATTGAAAAGAATATGAACAAAATCACATCTTATAGATTGATGACGTAACCCATGTTGGTCTGTCATGGCACGACTAGTAAGACAACAGCTAGTCCAGCGAGACAACAACTGATCCAACGGGACCATAGAAAGAGACAGCTGAACGGCCAAGCCCAACTAACCATACAAGCTAATTAAAGGATTTTCCAAGACAAAATCCTTTCTAGAAAGACGGTAAGGCTTCAGAGCCTATGAAACAAGCCATCATTGTCTAGGCAGGGACTTCTTGTTCCCCATGCATGACTATTGGCTGCAACACAGAGGAAGATGTTAGCAAAATTGTGCATAGGCTACTACCATTATTCCCTCTGCACCAATCATAATAGGAGAAGATCAATACAAGGACAGAAGGACTAATCAGAGGCCGATACTCTAGATACCGTTATAATGCTCCCCTCATCCATACATGACCCTAACTATAAAAGAGAAGGAACGTCTTCATAGACAGACTCTCTAGACCCTTCTCATTTTACATATGTTCATACACTCTCCTCCTAATCTAACTTGACTGCCGGAGCGCCTCCCCGGGACCTCCTCCTGGGACACGAATGACGTATCATTTGATTGTAGCTACAGGTTCCGGTGAAGATCTCAACACCAACGTTGTATCTCACCTGCGGAACGATGCTACAACATATATAATAGTTAATATAGtggttatataatttttttgtatttatCCATTTCGGCCTCGGTGATTCAAAGTTATAAGATAATAGCAAGGACAACAGTAGATTCGTTGGTGATTTCACCGGTGTTATTCCAAGTATGAAAGTATTCAAAGTTGCTGATTTGAAAAAGGCTACAAAAAAACTTTAGTCAAAATTTGGGTATCGATGATTTTAGATTCAGTCCATTCACGTCATCCAGAAGTGAACAGGATAAAGACTGCACACATAGTTGGAGCATCGATTGGGGATGAGTCTCGGTTTTATTGAGGTGTATCTGGATTTTGGGGATAAGTTCAGAACAAGACCAATTCAGAAGGGGAACCGACGACTTGGAAGAAGCGAGACCACCTAATGACAAAGAAGCAATGGTGTCTGGTGAACAAAAAAGAAGCATCGTCGATTCTTTTATGACGACTAGGAATCAATGTTTCTTTTGGGAAGAAGAATTGGCGTCAAGCAAGGTTGTGATACTTGCTCGGTGGTCGACTGACGATAAACGATAAATTGGACTAGGCGGTGATTAATCAACGATTAATCGGGGaccctaaattattaataaaattatttaaaaaattaatatttcctaaaaaaatcaagtttttaaaaatttaaaattttaaaattttgaattttttgtataatattttaatatttgaaaacttcaatttttgaaaatttaaaattttggtataatatttgaaaattaaaatttttgaattttttaaaattttcccacCTATGACCGCCGAGAACCGCCAAGTCCGTCAAacccgagtttgaccgatttcCACTAAACACCCTAATTGTAATCGGTTTATTACCGTCAAACGATTAATCGGCTGCCGATTCTGATTTCTGCAACACTGGCGTCAAGGAAGAAACCAGTGTTTGGAATCTTTCTCTTTTCTCATATTTTTGTAAATTAAAAATAAGGGCAAAAAGCCAAAAATACCAAAATGCTCTAATTTCAAGtggatgaataaaaatacttcaGCAAAACAGGAcccttaaaaaaaattaatgaagcCCATAAAATCTTCCTTTACATATATCAAGACAAGATAACGTACTATGCTACTTACTACAATAGTCTTATTAGAAGTCAACATGTTGTGAAAAAATATATCCAGCCAGAaaatcatacaaaaaaaaaatcatagttaattacttttttatttaatttttcactTTAATATGTCTTATGTTGATAAGGATTGTAATAGAGTTGGACAACTTTGAATTTTTATTGTGAAACACTGATAGCGAGTGGCCAACCGGCCATGAGCCTACAAATTTGTCACATCCACATAATTCAACTCCAATGGCCCTCCACTCCTAACTCCTATCAAAGAAATACAAGACTAATTTACCTTCACAATCCTATAATTTTGTCGGACAATGTTTGTCAGTCAAGTCAACAAAGTTGACTTAAAAAGGATTATTTTGGATTCATTTTTGATAATTGTATCAATAGAAACAGAATGGTAATTAAAGTAGGATCCTTTTCAACCATATATAAATTAGATGATGCTGATCTCTAGCAGTCAAATTGGACTGGTATCTAACCCTCCAGCAGTCGAGGTAGACTATTCAGCAACCACCTCATGTTCTTTCAGTAtgttatatacacacacatatatacgtATAGAAAGAATATACTTACTCCTGTTAGAACTGCATGTATGGCTGTTGGGTCGGGTGTAAGTGTAGGCAGTGAAGTCGGGAAGTACAATGGTCAGATCACACCATTTGTAGTGTTGTCATGTATGGTTGCTGCAACAGGAGGTATCATATTCGGATATGATATCGGAATTTCAGGTTTTCAAACAACCACTCATTCTTCTTAGTATTATATTTCTCTAAATCTTCAATAAGTAACAAACTGTAATGAATTTATGAATCCGAAGGTGGAGTGACCTCCATGGAGCCATTTTTGAAAAAATTCTTCCGAAAAGTGTACACCAAAATGGAAGAAGACACCAAGATAAGCAACTACTGCAAATTCGACAGCCAACTACTGACTTCCTTCACATCTTCACTATACGTAGCTGGTCTGATTGCAACCTTTTTTGCTTCTCCCATCACTCGAGCTTTCGGACGCAAACCCTCCATTCTTATTGGTGGGGTCGCATTTCTTGCTGGTGCAGCTTTTGGTGGGGCCGCTTACAATATATACATGCTTATAATCGGCCGTGTCTTGCTTGGTGTAGGAGTTGGTTTCGCAAACCAGGTGAACCACTTTTCTTAATTTTCTTTACCAAAATTAAATGGAGTCCTAAGTTTTTGTTCAGTTGTGGAGTCTGATATGTGGAATCATTTACTTTTGTTTTACTTAAAAAGGTCGTGTCTTTTGTATCATCAGTCGGTTCCATTATATCTATCGGAAATGGCACCATCGCGATACAGAGGAGCATTCAACATGGGATTTCAATTTTGTGTTGGTATAGGCGTTCTAGCTGCAAATCTTCTAAACTATGGGATTCAAAAGATAGAAGGTGGTTGGGGATGGAGAATCTCATTAGCCATGGCTGCTGTTCCCGCCTCAATTCTAACAATTGGAGCTCTTTTTCTCCCGGAAACACCTAACAGCTTAATACAACACAACAAGGATGATCCAGATAAAGCTAAGAAAATGCTACAGAAAGTCAGAGGGACAGATGATGTAAAGGCTGAATTTGATGATCTAGTGACAGCAaatgaaatctcaaaaacaattaAACACCCTTTCAAGAACATCTTGAGGCCAAAATACAGACCTCAGCTTGTTATGGCAATTGCGGTTCCATTCTTTCAGCAGGTTACAGGAATCAATGTGATCTCGTTCTATGCTCCAATTCTGTTTCGAACAATAGGATTTGGTGAAAGTGCTTCGCTTATGTCAGCAGTGGTGACTGGGCTTGTGGGTCTTAGCATGACCTTTTTATCGTTGCTGATAGTGGACAGAGTTGGTCGCCGGACTATATTCACCATTGGAGGTGTTCAAATGTTTGTTTCACAGATGCTAGTGGGGGCAATCATGGCAGCAAAACTAGGGGATCATGGTGGATTGAGTAAGGGATATGGTTTTTCAGTGTTGATCTTGATATGCACTTATGTGGCTGGTTTTGGTTTATCATGGGGTCCATTAGGATGGTTGATTCCTAGCGAGATATTCCCATTGGAGATTAGATCTGCAGGACAAAGCATCACTGTTGCAGTGGGATTTCTTTTCACTTTCATAGTCGCTCAAACGTTTTTGGCAATGCTTTGCCATATGAAGTCAGGAACTTTCTTCTTTTTTGGTGGATGGGTGGCGGTGATGACGGTGTTTGTGTACTTTTTTCTGCCGGAGACTAAAAATGTGCCGATTGAGAAGATGGATCGGATATGGAAGAAGCACTGGTTTTGGAAGAAATACGTGGGCAAAGAAGATGATACTAATTACGATCCTGTCACTGCTGAAATTAAAACAgacatttaacaaaaaaaaagccCTAATGAAATTGTATCATGAACACCAAGTTCATGTTTCTACTTCGATAatgaattatagttatagattGTAGAGCAGAAAACCATAAAAATTTCAATTGTAATTTTCATGTACCTGGTAATCATAAACACCAAGACTGAAAAGCAAGTTAGAATGCATGACTAAATCCGATGGGGTATTTGGGACGTGTATTTCAAAACTCAATATTTATTTATTGGTTTTAAAAGGGTAAAtggtaaaatgacataaaaactCAATAAATTTAAGATTTATCATTTCgtattttaggtttatgaaaGTTGGAggtttgtaatttttatttttaatcttataATTTTAAGTATTTTTGGTTTATTAAAATTCTTATGTTTTACAAAGGTATTCCGTTTTATTATTTTTCTGGTTCATTAAAACCCTTAAATTTtacataaataatttattttatcggataaacctaaaaaaaaaaattaaaaattcataatattAAATATGttcaattatatacatatattaaattATAACAAGTCTCGGAACAGTAAAATTTGAAAGTTTCGATTTTAACCACGTCACTTTGgacaaaatatatacatatattaaattATAACAAGTCTCGGAACAGTAAAATTTGAAAGTTTCGATTTTAACTACGTCACTTTGGACAAAATTGCTATGTCGCCCTTCTACTTTTACAACATCTGAAAATTTAATTCCTTCCCACGCCCCTTTCTTTGTGAATCGAATGTGACTGTGGTTGTTTGTATCTCCCAGCGACTAATATTTGCATCTACCCTGTTGTGTGAAAAATTATGGTTTGTCGTTAGTTCTTTGAATTacgtaacgatttttgatcgacTAATCCTCTTTCTGATCTTTCTGTGTTTTTGATCGTTATCTTTGACGGATTGGGTTTGACAATCATCGATTTCCATTCACGAATCAAGATTACATATCTTCACGATTTCCATCCAACAACTGTTGTGTGAAAAATTCTGGTTTGTCGTAAGTTCTTTGAATTACGTAAGGATTTTTTATCGATTGATCCTCTGTCTGATCTTTCTGTGTTTTTGATCGATATCTTTGACGGATTGGGTTTGACAATCAACGATATCCATTCAGGAATCAAGATTAGATATCTCGACGGTTTCCATCCAACAATCGACAGCCTATCAAAAATACTGTCAATTAACGCCACCAACATTAACAACCTGTCTGGGAAATTTCGGTATGTCGTTCGTTCTTTCAATTTTGGGTTTTGGTTCAATTGCTCGGTTCTTTGAATTACGAATGATCCATCTGTGTATATGATCAATATGTTTCAATTTCCTTAGGATTTTGGTTCCATTCACGAATCAAGATTCGATTTCTCCACGATTTCCATCCACAAATCAATAATCGATTTATGTCAACAACTACCGTCAATTCCGGCACCAACCATCAACAACCTGTGTGAGAAATTTCGGTATGTGCTTCGTTCTTTCAATTTCCTTGGATTTTGGTTTACTTGCACCTTTCTAATCATTTTGTCTTTTTGAGCAACGTCTACGACTTTTTGGGTGTGACTATCAACATCCCGTCCAAGAATCAACATTAAGTTTCTGTCACCAACAACATCTTCCATCAATTACTGCCACCATAAGCCTGTTCTACGTTATTGTTTACAAAAGGTATGTTTTGAATTTTTGTATAATTGATGTTGGTTCTCTTTTCTTAAACAAATCCTCCCACTCTTATCCTAAGCCATAGTTTCCAAGTTCATTCAATCTAAATAAAACGAATCCTCCCAACTTATCCTAAGCCATAGTATCCAACTTCATTCAATATAAAACTATTTAGACGGATTAAAACTAATGTTAACCATGCAATTTCTGAAATGACAATAATAATTCCATTAATTTTTCAATCTACAAAGAGTCTGTTCAATAGTTCTAAACTATTGGAAATTAACACAGTTAATgcaaaaaaataaaagatgatTCTACcgataaccaaaaaaaaaaaaaaaaattcaaatgttTTACGTCTCAACACTGTATTAACAATTgcaaaaaaaacagaaaaattcaGCACTGTATATGACAATTGAAGAAAAGAGTTAACTAAGTTTGTAATCTATAAAGCTATTACATTTCAATTCCTTTTTCTTAATCATTTTTTGCAATTCCAACATAATCAACTCAAAGAAAACTTGCCAAGTTCTCAATTTTCCTAGAAAATATATTCACATCATTAAAACTTCCCAAAATGCCCCTGTAACTCTTAATGAAATTCAAAGAAAAACTTGTCAGGTTCTCCATTGTGGTGCAAAAGTTCTTCACATCTTTTGAATATTAATTGCATCTTTTTTAAACCAAATGTTCCTCCTataaacaattaaaattaaaaacttcccaaaatacccatgacTCTTTTTATCGCATATATAAATTATCCAAAAGTACCTTTTATAAATAACAACCGACAAAAAAAGAGACATCACTATTAACAATCTCATTTAAAATATGATAATGAAgttccatgttttttttttttttggaaatgccCTTATGCCAATTAGATTGATATCAAACTTTTAAAGATAAAACCAACTGCATAAAAATGACGCTTTCTCTTTTATATCACATGTTAAACGATTGGAAATTAACACAATTAATgcaaaaaaataaaagatgatTCTACCGATTACAAAAAAATTTtaataatacaaaaataaaaatattcaaatGTTTTAGGCCTCAGCATTGTATATGACAATTGCAAGAAAATAGATAGGATTCAACACTGTATATGACAATTGAAGAAAAGAGAAAGGATACCGTAAACATTTTAAATTGAAATTCTATGTAAAGCAAGTATGAATCAAAAATAATGAGTTTACATGTAGTTTACatgaaaaaaaaagtatattACATTTTGACGAAAGGACAATAAAGCCCTTAACATTATTTGCAAATACAAGACGGAAAATCCATTTTGACCAAAGGAGAATAATGCccttaactatatttgcaaatactAATAAAATTTACCGAATACTTTTTCTATCACAAAAATTTTCAATACTTTTTAAACTATTTAACTTAAACATAAATTATACACATTAGTAAATTTATGAAAGAAAAGTTTATGTAAAAGGTATGTTTCTCATTACATTCTATAGTACCCATAGCCATTACTCAATAAAAAAAGTACGTAGctgtaatatataatatataaatagtaTATTGTTATTTTTTGGATCCTCTCCTTCCAAGTTCAttcaatctaaaaataatttctaAAAAATACAACATACCTCTAACAATCAAGTTATATTAATGTATTTTCAAATTTTAGACAATTTAACATACATTTTCTGCAATGACAATAATGCcactaaccttttttttttttttgaatattttaCCTAATAACAactaaagaaaaccctaatcaaatTCTATTATTTAATATTGCATATTCACATAACAAATAATGCACTAGAGCGTATTTAGTAATGCTAGAAGAAAAAATTTACCTACAAAAAATAACATAACCTGTTATTATACTATATAACACAAAGAAATGAAAAATATGATACAGACCTAAAATAATTCCATACAACAGCTCTAATCAAATAACAGATCAACATATTTATAAGGTTCTAAGGTAAATTTGGTCATGAATAAACAAAACTATGGTACAAAAACCTTTTCCTGATAACATGCCCCTTATGATACCAGGAATTTGTCTATTTGTCAATTTATTCACAAGACCTAATAGTATGCAAGTGAGAAGACTTCTAACAAATACACATGGAGCCTTTGCATTCAACTATAATTGTTAATATAGAATGGTAAAATTTTTGTTTATATCCTTTTCATATTCACCTCTACCTAGTAGCTATACAAAGATTCCATCGATTAATACAATCATACAAGAGTCTATTAATCTCTTCTAAATGTG containing:
- the LOC111889943 gene encoding hexose carrier protein HEX6, which codes for MFFQYVIYTHIYTYRKNILTPVRTACMAVGSGVSVGSEVGKYNGQITPFVVLSCMVAATGGIIFGYDIGISGGVTSMEPFLKKFFRKVYTKMEEDTKISNYCKFDSQLLTSFTSSLYVAGLIATFFASPITRAFGRKPSILIGGVAFLAGAAFGGAAYNIYMLIIGRVLLGVGVGFANQSVPLYLSEMAPSRYRGAFNMGFQFCVGIGVLAANLLNYGIQKIEGGWGWRISLAMAAVPASILTIGALFLPETPNSLIQHNKDDPDKAKKMLQKVRGTDDVKAEFDDLVTANEISKTIKHPFKNILRPKYRPQLVMAIAVPFFQQVTGINVISFYAPILFRTIGFGESASLMSAVVTGLVGLSMTFLSLLIVDRVGRRTIFTIGGVQMFVSQMLVGAIMAAKLGDHGGLSKGYGFSVLILICTYVAGFGLSWGPLGWLIPSEIFPLEIRSAGQSITVAVGFLFTFIVAQTFLAMLCHMKSGTFFFFGGWVAVMTVFVYFFLPETKNVPIEKMDRIWKKHWFWKKYVGKEDDTNYDPVTAEIKTDI